A stretch of Microbulbifer bruguierae DNA encodes these proteins:
- a CDS encoding NAD+ synthase: MSTLQLVLAQINLLVGDIPGNTDQIVEVARRAYREYAADLVLFPELTLCGYPPEDLLLRPSMQRRIDAALDRLKQADLPCAVLIGYPRVIAGTVLNMAGIIQDGELVAEYAKQKLPNYQVFDELRYFVPGEKPCVVNIKGIPTAVTICEDIWHPEPVIQAERAGAKLMLNINASPFHRGKAKERLALLGRQAQAGNMPIIYVNAIGGQDELVFDGGSFAVDKTGELRARAPEFVESLLPVTVESASGEVSLVPGTDSKPLDGLASTYQALVLGVRDYVNKNRFKGVVLGLSGGIDSALTLAIAVDALGPDRVEAVMMPFRYTSDLSKNDAADQARRLGIHYRVIGIEGIFDAAMLALESEFAGSERDTTEENIQARARGMLLMAISNKKGFMVLTTGNKSEMSVGYATLYGDMVGGYNALKDVPKILVYELSRYRNTISEVIPETVITREPSAELAPDQVDSDSLPPYEVLDEILRQYIDLDHSAAEIIAMGFDKETVMRVVGLVDRNEYKRRQAAVGVRISERGFGRDRRYPITNGWKAGE, encoded by the coding sequence ATGTCTACTTTGCAGCTAGTGCTGGCGCAAATCAATCTGCTGGTGGGGGATATACCGGGGAATACTGACCAGATAGTCGAGGTCGCTCGCCGCGCCTACCGGGAATACGCTGCAGATCTGGTGCTGTTCCCCGAGCTGACCCTGTGTGGCTATCCGCCGGAAGACCTACTGCTCCGTCCCAGTATGCAACGGCGTATTGATGCCGCCCTGGACCGACTGAAACAGGCGGATCTTCCCTGTGCGGTCTTGATTGGCTACCCGCGGGTGATTGCCGGTACCGTGCTGAATATGGCGGGTATCATCCAGGATGGGGAGCTGGTGGCGGAATATGCCAAGCAGAAACTGCCCAACTATCAGGTGTTCGACGAGCTGCGCTATTTCGTGCCGGGAGAAAAGCCCTGTGTGGTGAATATCAAAGGGATACCCACCGCCGTGACCATCTGTGAGGACATCTGGCACCCGGAGCCGGTAATACAGGCCGAGCGCGCCGGTGCGAAGCTGATGCTGAATATCAACGCCTCTCCGTTCCACCGGGGCAAGGCCAAAGAGCGGCTGGCGTTGCTTGGTCGTCAGGCGCAGGCGGGAAATATGCCCATCATCTATGTCAATGCCATCGGTGGGCAGGATGAACTGGTATTCGATGGCGGTTCTTTCGCGGTGGATAAAACCGGAGAACTGCGCGCGCGCGCGCCGGAATTTGTCGAGAGCCTGCTGCCGGTTACCGTTGAGTCGGCTAGTGGCGAAGTCTCTCTGGTCCCGGGAACTGATAGCAAGCCCCTGGATGGGCTGGCCTCTACTTACCAGGCACTGGTACTCGGGGTTCGTGATTATGTGAACAAGAACCGCTTCAAGGGGGTGGTGCTTGGACTTTCCGGCGGTATCGACTCCGCCCTCACCCTTGCCATTGCCGTGGATGCACTGGGGCCCGACCGGGTGGAAGCGGTGATGATGCCGTTCCGCTATACCTCGGATCTGTCGAAAAACGACGCCGCGGATCAGGCCCGGCGGCTGGGTATTCACTATAGGGTGATCGGCATCGAGGGTATCTTCGACGCCGCCATGCTGGCGCTGGAGAGTGAATTTGCCGGCAGTGAGCGGGATACCACCGAGGAGAACATACAGGCTCGTGCCCGCGGTATGTTGCTGATGGCCATCTCCAACAAGAAGGGTTTTATGGTACTGACTACCGGCAACAAGAGCGAAATGTCGGTGGGCTACGCCACGCTTTACGGTGACATGGTGGGGGGGTACAACGCGCTCAAGGACGTACCCAAGATTCTCGTGTACGAACTCTCCCGCTACCGCAACACGATTTCTGAAGTGATTCCGGAAACTGTGATCACCCGGGAACCCAGTGCAGAGCTGGCCCCGGATCAGGTGGATTCGGACAGTTTGCCGCCGTATGAGGTGCTGGATGAAATCCTGCGCCAGTATATTGACCTCGACCACAGTGCGGCGGAAATCATCGCCATGGGGTTTGATAAAGAGACGGTGATGCGAGTGGTGGGTCTGGTGGATCGCAACGAATACAAGCGTCGTCAGGCGGCAGTAGGCGTACGCATTTCCGAGCGTGGTTTTGGCCGTGACCGGCGCTATCCGATCACCAACGGTTGGAAGGCGGGGGAGTAA
- a CDS encoding outer membrane protein assembly factor BamD — protein MWSWNKQAWKTLWLALLVALVASCASTDEKDEEGLPSGNRTEQAFYEAAQRQLKSSQWEMAIKNLRALEDNFPFGNYAEQAQLELIYAYYRDYQNDAAISAADRFIRLHPQHRNVDYAYYMKGLASFTEGSGLFERFLPTDMTRRDPGSARESFAYFAQLMARYPESRYAPDAQKRMIHLRNLLARYEIHVANYYFKRGAYLAAANRGRYVVENFQQTPAIPDALAVMVQSYHLLEMSQLEATSMAVLRTNYPHHPAFRNDGTFNYKYFSGTGGRSLVHRMTLGVFEKSDPRGFDSRELYNAEYRPDEAPLPPEL, from the coding sequence ATGTGGTCTTGGAATAAGCAGGCCTGGAAAACGTTGTGGCTGGCACTGCTGGTAGCTCTGGTAGCCTCATGTGCCAGCACGGACGAGAAAGATGAAGAGGGCCTGCCCTCCGGTAACCGTACCGAGCAGGCATTTTACGAAGCAGCCCAACGGCAACTCAAATCCAGCCAGTGGGAGATGGCAATCAAGAACCTGCGGGCGCTGGAAGACAACTTCCCGTTTGGCAACTACGCCGAACAAGCCCAGCTGGAGCTGATCTACGCCTACTACCGCGACTATCAGAACGACGCGGCGATCTCGGCAGCAGATCGGTTTATTCGCCTGCATCCGCAGCATCGCAATGTAGACTACGCCTATTATATGAAGGGTCTGGCGTCCTTTACCGAGGGCAGCGGTCTGTTTGAACGCTTCCTGCCAACAGACATGACCCGCCGCGATCCTGGCTCCGCCCGTGAGTCTTTTGCGTATTTCGCACAGCTGATGGCGCGCTATCCGGAAAGCCGCTACGCCCCGGACGCGCAAAAGCGCATGATCCACCTGCGCAATCTGCTGGCCCGCTACGAAATCCACGTGGCCAACTACTACTTCAAACGTGGTGCCTACCTGGCCGCCGCCAACCGTGGCCGCTACGTAGTAGAAAACTTCCAGCAAACCCCTGCCATCCCGGATGCTCTGGCGGTAATGGTACAGTCCTACCATCTGCTGGAAATGTCACAGCTGGAAGCCACCTCGATGGCGGTATTGCGAACCAACTACCCCCATCACCCGGCATTTCGCAATGATGGCACCTTCAACTACAAGTATTTCAGTGGAACCGGCGGGCGCAGCCTGGTCCACCGCATGACTCTTGGCGTATTCGAGAAGTCTGACCCCCGCGGATTCGACAGCCGTGAGCTGTACAACGCGGAATACCGCCCGGATGAGGCGCCACTGCCTCCGGAGCTTTAA
- a CDS encoding sensor histidine kinase, with amino-acid sequence MSSEAPPNTTAQWVGTRANSATELSVELPRPQLRQQDLLKIYAWYRVTIGLILLGLFASGISKGSVGTLYPTLYLDTAITYVILNIAWLLFLYPSGFLTTPLRIGSILCCDILAFLLLIQASGGLHSGVGYLLLTTCAVGSLLLDRRMSAFLAAITSIAIIGQQLFGVLTGSADTQDIVSAGSLGILLFTCVTALQYLSSHIRLANQKAEQERRQAAHLQRLTQQIVAHMDTGVLVLDESDTPELANRAAQQLLGIHPSTGYTLRTDFHQALTHLRSQAGSSSGLLPGPGRSELRAHLSNLSDAGRTSTLVFLEDNRKLTQHAQQLKLASLGRLTGSIAHEIRNPLGAISHAAELLAESKSLRDEDRQLTEIIGRHSQRVNQIVENVMQLSRRQPAEPQLLDLRNWSSLFLEDYRAGAAKEIEITLTLPAQPVYARFDPNQMAQVLTNLCNNAVRHSQLATGKAEAEIAVHYIEQRTCARLEVLDRGKGISDENGEQIFEPFFTTESSGAGLGLYIARELCEANRANLYYCRSQDRRSCFRVEFASPGQIF; translated from the coding sequence GTGAGCAGTGAAGCCCCGCCCAATACCACCGCACAGTGGGTTGGCACGCGCGCGAACAGCGCTACTGAACTATCCGTCGAACTGCCCCGACCTCAGCTGCGCCAGCAAGACCTGCTGAAAATCTACGCCTGGTACCGGGTGACCATCGGTCTGATATTACTGGGACTGTTTGCTTCCGGTATCAGTAAAGGCTCCGTCGGCACCCTTTACCCGACGCTGTACCTGGATACCGCCATCACTTATGTAATTCTCAATATCGCCTGGCTGCTGTTCCTCTATCCCAGCGGTTTCCTGACCACACCACTGCGTATCGGCAGCATCCTGTGTTGCGATATTCTCGCCTTCCTGCTTTTGATTCAGGCCAGCGGCGGCCTCCATTCCGGCGTCGGCTACCTGTTACTGACCACCTGCGCCGTGGGTTCACTGCTACTCGACCGGCGCATGAGCGCATTTCTTGCGGCCATTACCAGTATCGCCATCATTGGACAGCAGCTGTTCGGCGTACTTACTGGCAGCGCTGACACCCAGGACATAGTGTCCGCCGGCAGCCTGGGAATCCTGCTGTTTACCTGTGTTACCGCACTGCAATATCTGTCCAGCCATATCCGCCTCGCCAATCAGAAGGCCGAGCAGGAGCGGCGACAGGCGGCGCACCTGCAGCGCCTCACCCAGCAGATTGTCGCGCATATGGATACTGGCGTGCTGGTACTGGATGAGAGTGATACCCCGGAACTCGCCAATCGCGCTGCGCAACAGCTGCTCGGTATCCATCCCAGCACCGGCTACACATTGCGCACCGACTTTCACCAGGCTCTTACGCATTTACGCAGCCAAGCGGGTTCCAGCAGTGGCCTTCTGCCTGGCCCGGGACGCAGCGAACTACGCGCGCACCTCAGTAACCTGTCCGATGCAGGCAGGACGAGCACACTGGTATTTCTCGAAGACAATCGCAAACTCACCCAGCATGCACAGCAGCTAAAGCTCGCATCGCTGGGGCGACTCACAGGCTCCATCGCCCACGAAATTCGCAATCCCCTGGGAGCGATCAGCCATGCCGCCGAACTGCTCGCCGAGTCTAAGTCCCTGCGCGACGAAGACCGCCAACTGACGGAAATCATTGGCCGTCACAGTCAGCGGGTAAACCAGATTGTCGAAAACGTTATGCAACTATCCCGGCGACAGCCGGCAGAGCCTCAGCTACTCGACCTACGAAACTGGTCAAGCCTTTTTCTTGAGGATTACCGGGCCGGCGCCGCAAAGGAAATCGAAATCACACTTACTCTTCCTGCGCAGCCGGTTTACGCCCGCTTTGACCCGAACCAGATGGCGCAAGTACTTACAAACCTCTGCAACAACGCGGTACGCCACTCGCAACTGGCGACAGGCAAAGCAGAAGCAGAAATTGCCGTACATTATATCGAGCAGCGCACCTGTGCCCGGCTGGAGGTTCTGGACAGAGGAAAGGGCATTTCCGATGAAAATGGTGAACAGATTTTCGAGCCCTTTTTCACCACAGAGTCCTCCGGTGCCGGGCTTGGGCTATACATTGCCCGGGAACTTTGCGAAGCCAACAGGGCCAATCTGTATTACTGCCGCAGCCAGGACAGACGCAGCTGCTTCAGAGTAGAATTCGCCAGCCCCGGACAGATATTCTGA